The Vitis vinifera cultivar Pinot Noir 40024 chromosome 1, ASM3070453v1 DNA segment ATAGAAggagaactttttttttttatatcacaaAAGGTTGTGAAAAGTAAGGGAATTAATAGAATGAAATAACATCTTGTTGAAGTAAAATGTGATATTGAACTAtgtaaattggtttttttttatgttagattttgaatgaaaaattctttataGGAGTTTGTGAAATTTAAAAAGACAACTTAAGAAGTTTATAAGTATGAACAATTGTATGACCCATATATATTAGAGTTTCGAAGGGGATATGCAAGAATATGAAGAAGAGGTTTAAGAAATACAAAATCTTATGACaagtaatggaaaaaaaaaattcaacaatggATAAATATTTTGCACCAAAAAGTGCTTCAGAAGTTAGGCTTTCTATAAGAGGTTTAAGAAATACAAAATCTTATAACaagtaatggaaaaaaaaattcaacaatggATAAATATTTTGCACCAAAAAGTGCTTCAGAAGTTAAGCTTTCTATAAGAGTGTATTAGCTAgtaaaaaaactatttgaaaagcAAATGTGGCtactaaaatattcttttataatgTATGCATTCTTGCTAATGGTATGGATTTCTTCTACTCTAAACTACCATTAGATGTTGTAACTGTAATTGGTTCTTAATATAAGGGTCTAATTTACCATCAAttgtaaattaatattttaaaagatgcTAAAAAGGAAGTTCAATTTATTGTAAACTTTTATCGTAAAATTTGGGTAAAAGTTACGTGCACAATAATGGGtggaataataattttatgaaatagaaattaaaaaatagtaagctatgatttttttttcccaaatgatatttaatataaaattaacaacTTTTGATGAAACTTTGGTATTATAATTAGATATGATATGTATTTAAAATCATTGATGTGGGATGTCTGAACCTTCTATTCCAAAGTTCAAACGAAGACACTAGACAAAAAATTAAAGCATGCCTAGACCTAGACCTAGACCTAAGACTAGACTTGACATCAATATTGAAACAAGGCTGCTAATGCTTATTTGACTTCTGACACTTAATTGAAAGGAAAACACGACCACTAGGATATGCAAAGGTTTATAGGACTCTTGACACTTGATTGAAAGGAAAACATGACTACTAGGATCTACAAAGGTTAATTGAGATGAACTTGGTTGAGATGGAATAGTGGAATTTGAATGAGAATGGGCTAAGACAGTGGTGATGATGGAAATTGATAAGAGTCCTCCTTTTCGTGTCCTTTGGAGCAATAGTTCCACCATTGTAAGATCACTCACAAAACAAAgattcaaaataaactttattatCTTTAGCAAATTGTGAGACATGAATGAGATTACTAGTAATATTTGGAAAATGagtgaattttgaagaatgtaATATTTATAGGAGTGCTTCGATGCTAAAGATGAATTTCCAATATGACAATTTTTCAAACATGCACCATTTCCTACATGTAGCTTGTTGTTCCCAATTTATTTAGTTGCTCCAATGTATTCAGGTTAGCAAGTTCATTTGTAACCTCATTGGTGCTTCGGAGTCTAAGAACCAACTACTCTCAGTTGCCAAGTTATGGTTAGCTATTATGATTGTCATACGTGAATTGTTTGATCATCTAGAACTTTTAACTCCATTAGCATTGGACAGTCCAACGAATTTTGAACTAAATCGATAATAGAACTTCTATACAATGTGGACAAAACTACCATAAAGTTGCCATTGGGATCTAGCCTTTCTTAGTCTTTGGGACCTCCATCGTGACCTCGGCCTCTTCCGTGATTATTCTGGAAGATTTGAAATTGATTGCCAGGGCTTGGATTTGTTTTTGAATAACCAATTTCCTTCGTTGCTGCTACTGCATAGTAATATTTGCAGCTAGTAAGCAGCCATGTACGTTTACATTGTGTTGTTCAAGCCTACTCTCATAGGCTAGCAAAAGAGCAATGACATTCTAAAGCTTTTATGGCTAGACCCTTGATGTTATAGacaccaaaacccaatcataTTCAATGCTTAATCCTGCTACAATGTATAGGATTTACCCTTCCTCTAAGATGTAACAGCGAACTGATGTTGGTATATCTACATAGGTCTTCATTTTCATAAGATACTCTTTTATAGCAAGACCACTATTCTTGAGGCTTTGATCTAGAGCTTGTATTGCATCACCTTAGCTTTACTTTGTGATGTGAAAATCTTCTTAATAGTAGTCCAATTACACCCAACCATTTGAACTAGGATTCCTTCACTCATAGAGGCTAAGAGTCACGAAAGTAGAATTGGTTCTACCTTTCCCAAGCAATATACTATGAGTTTATTGACCTGAGTTGTTCATCAACTGTTATGAAAGCACCTTGGATGGATGGTGTTCGTTCCACAGAGGAACACTACCAAACCATAGCCTCACATTGTTGCAAGAACTTGATGGCTCCAAAGGGGAAAATCGATATCATCAAGCCAAATGGTCATTGACAGTAAAAAGGGCTAACAATCTGAATGGATTGAGGGTCGCtcatgattcgtgcccaattggtgtctcagctgatttgtgtccagctggtgctccttgattgagggagtaatcaacaaaatttataacctacaacaccatatactagggtagcaaagaaaaagctactatagtatagtggctctaggatcgtccattgggaaagattaacaagctcttaatgataccaattccaagtgaattggttttgtttcatttcatggttagcttaagaagtaaaacacaaactttgattggtaaaggttgagacttaaactaactatgataacagaagtttggaataatttaggaagaaaagcattccttggagatttaggttcactggggtggttcctcatgcaaaagacatagttcctgtcagatggttcattttctcgcgttagagattcaacatatagtcaaatctctaaccggtgttgtacagagactccttcaattagatttcactttaattctctcactgatgcaacttgcaatggtttaagcctctcacaaagccttaaccattcaaggtgatctttaaccttggattacccgtcaaaagctcgcaagagataactaatggatgtctcctaggagtccaaaagcttatcaagtgttggctattctagaaaatcctaccttgaagttacctcccaaaggctcgcaaggggtaaactagtgcatttccatggttggaaatcacttgccttaccaagtgttggcccagatgactacaaggtgttttaagttaactaaaaacatagaaatcactaaaggatttcacttcctcttcattactagctaaaatcACAGAGCTCTGcgttcttgcacttggaaccttccccggcaaccttagctccaaggaactagaggtttagttactcattctctggggaaaattcctcagagaattcataacttagtaataagtaaaaaatacaaagtgagaaggtaaggcagtagaaagaaataaactttacttgcttacccaaacttttacagaaagaactcctctctgagaacaggctcccgagaggtatatatatgtacataatataaaactaattattacatagatatttagtctttttactaacttaaaagctaaggaatcatgtaattagtggtttacaaggagtattttgggatttagacaataaaaatctaatggaaaatatctcccaatgtcggtagcaaatatcgggaggcttcaggaaccatttcgcaggagaaaaatggtgtctgcgagatttcgcagacactcaagagggctgcgaaataatttcgcaacaccaagctatcttcacagggctgcgaagctggcttccaccttgaggttcctagcttccttctcgcggcataaatcgggcatcgtcagaaggagaaatatcacactgttcaaaaaggctgcgaaatcacttcgcaacaaaagggtgatttcgcaacactttgcaaaatgcttccttcagctgggagtgattggcttgtaatggctgcaacttcttcgtttcaactccgaattgcacaccgtttgaagcattgtattgttgacttcctgagctttgaaatggtatatagcatgcatcatttggacttcagaaagtgctccaaaagtggctgctacgactgtcatcaagaataggcttcatggcagattctctttactttttctccttgcaatccggatttactcttggcaaatgacttctaagctttgcccaagattcctcatagctctcctcagtcttgacttgctttggtgatcaaaatactaacaaaaacaccaaaatttacacaaagtgattaaaattccttttaagggtccttaacatgccaattgagttaaaaggcctaaactactactcaaaagtgtttaaaagaattaattataggatatcaaatagcactttttgagtagtaatcagctcACAATGGACGAAGGGAAAGAATCAATCATGACAACGTTTCTTTGTATAGAAGGTAAGCAAACAATAAAACACAGAAAGTATTTACAATAgacaaaaagagaaagaaaggaaaacaatCTATGACAATTGGTTTTCCGACATTATGATATTCTTGGTGAGAGAAACAAAACTGTACAACTAACTACGGGGCATGTGCTTGTATTATTGCCTCTTGTATTATGTCTCCATTAACAAATCTTTAGTTATCCTTTTAaccaattataattatatttaattttttttaatatttcttgtaTGATAAAAGTTGAGATGCTGGCAATTCCATTTCTGCAACAAACTCAATGTTCCAGGATTGAGTCATCTGATTGGACCTCGGTAACCATAATCCTCTTAAAAATAGGAACCATTTGATTCAGAAACTTTTAACTAGTATTTCATCAATATTTCAAACGTCTACTGtaatttttcacttttcctCTACACttgcaacaaaaacaaaagccaaggaaaaaaaaaataaaatcaatgagGGGATGGTTTGAATTGGTGTATAAAGGATCCTCTTAAAGGTAGTTGGCCAAGAAACGTTGCGTTTATGTCTGTTTCCTTTAAGATAAGCTCAACCTCTACCAGCAGACCACAGAATTTGCCGGAACCTGAAGGGATTTTAATGGTTGAATGGTTGCATGACCAAAGCATGAGGCCATTAATTTACTTCAAAATGCCAGTCATTGCATATGACACAGCGACAGATTTGCAAGGGAGtctatttttgaaagaaatcatgCAGATAGTGAGCCATCTCTATTCCCATTTTGATAAAGCTGATGTGCTCTTTAGGGGTTcgtctccaattttttttataggcactAAGCGTGTGATCCAAGAAGTATATGTATGTACTACACCTTTTTCACTTGTCGGTCTTGGGTGTTGTTTGATTTTGGGAATCAGACATGTCGCAGTTGGACCTAACTGGCTGCAAGAAAAGGAAGAGAGGAGACAGGGTTTTTAGATTCAAGACCTTTGGAGAAAAAGGCTACCCTGCTGAGTTCAAAGGCTCCTTCCGTGAAAATGTGGCGGCCCTCCTTGAATTTGGGCATATAGAGAGTAACATGAGTTGTGGAATGCTATGCTGGTCGTTTCAGCTCGAGCTTCATAGCCACCCTCCTGCCCATATCTTGCTGTTTGTGGTtgaagagcccattggagcatCCACCCACCGTCACTGCAACCACTGCAAATATGTCGGTAAAGTTTCTAATGCCCCATGTTCTAGTTTCTTCCATCACCATAACCATAACTCAAGTCTTcaatattaaaacatttttatccaTGTCATTGAAGCTCAGGCTGGGGGCACCATATGATATGCAATAGGAAGTATCACTTTGTAGTGCCTTCCAGGGAAACAGAGGCAGTGTTTGGCCATGACAGCAACTATGAAGGGCCTGATTCGAGGAAGGGTGAGAGGAGCATAGTGGGAGTTGAGGGGCATGCGATGCATGGAGTCATTCACTCCAATGGCTTCGGCCATTTGCTGTGTGTGAATGGGCTAGAAATGGGCTCAGACTTGGCTGGGCGACACATCATGGATTTTTGGGACCGTTTGTGCACCAGTCTGAGGGCAAGGTCAGCCTTACTTCTAAACTTCGGACACATGTATTCCCATGCGTTATATACTGGAGGTTCCTTAATTGTGTCCTTTAAAAGTATAACCGAAATCACATTTCTGTCCCTTTGTTTTATTTGCATGCATGCCGCCATATtgaaactgattttttttttttttttttttttttttaaaaaaaaaacttaagccATTAAACTGTGGATTCTGCCCGTAGAATCCGCTTCTGTGGTATACAAAGATCGGAATCAAATGCGGGTTTTGAATTACACTTCTTTAGAAACACTATATACCTAAGAAAAATTTCAAGAATTGGGCTTCTGAGGCTTTTGTGGCGTTCAGATCCAATCTCCTGTATGTAGAGGCTCTCTGTAAGCCCCATCCAAGTTCCGAAGTCCATCTTCAACCTATAAAAGGCGCTCTTGTAAGATCAAATTTACAGAGGATTCCATTGACATAGCAggagaagagaagaaaaggttCCAAAAGAAAGTGTAAAGCAAGGATGATTAAACAAAACGATCTATTTAAATAAAGCTTTGATATtgaattttgtttcatttggtAGGAAAGTGAGTATATATGACATTTCACAGAAGAAAGGCATGGATTTGAGGCTACTCCATGGAGTAGCTTACAGTAAGCCCTGGTTTGGTCGCTGGGGATATGGCTTTGGGCGTGGAAGCTTTGGTGTTACTCAACCAATGTACCAGAAGGCCATAGATGCTATACAAGGCATGCCATTGTGCTTACTCATCCATCATCTTGGCAGTTCTAACCATGACATTCCACTCATCTTCTCAAGGTATCAAACATTATCGGATCATTCACTGGTGACAGTTGGCAATCTCTTTCATTTCATGTTAGAGCTTAAATCCCGCCTTCCAAAGGAAACTTGTCTTGATTCATATAATCCAGGAATCTCAGTGGAAACTACTTGTAGATGGTCTCCAAAGCGAGTTGAAATGGCAGCAAGGGTGATTGTTGAAGCATTAAGGAGGGCTGAATTTAGGTGGGTCTCAAGGCAAGAGGTTCGTGATGCTGCTCGGGCCTACATTGGTGACACTGGCTTGCTGGATTTTGTGCTGAAATCCCTGGGAAACCACATAGTTGGGAATTACTTGGTTCGACGCAGCTTAAACCCAGTGACAAAAGTTCTGGAGTATTGCTTAGAAGACATCTCCACTGTATTTCCCAGTGATGAAGGTTTGGCCATGAATGATTCGAAACTGAAGGCTCGCTACAAGATCACGAGGATTCAACTAATGAAAGACATGTTCTACTTGTACAAAAACATCCTAAAAGAGCAAAAGCAGACGGTTGCCACAGGGATATTTAGTACAATACCTGTAGCTGCACGGGTAATTCTTGACACCAAATATCTAATCAAAGAATATTGTGGGGGGCAACCTTCAGAAGTCAAAGTGGGCTTGAAGCTCTATTGTACAGTTGTATCACGAAACaatgatgaggatgatgatggaATAGAAAAGGCACTTCCACCATTTGAGTGTATCATCTTCAAAGATAATTCTACCGTCAATGAGCTTAAGCTAGAAGTTGAAAGGAACTTTAGAGAGATTTATTGGGGATTGAGAAGCTTCTGTGTGGAGTCAATAGTGAATTTGAATGCCAAGGGATCAGATTTGGTTTTTGGGCTAGTTGAAGCAGGCAGTGAACTTCTCTTTGAAGGTAATGACAGCAAGG contains these protein-coding regions:
- the LOC100244077 gene encoding PHD finger protein MALE STERILITY 1 isoform X2, which translates into the protein MSQLDLTGCKKRKRGDRVFRFKTFGEKGYPAEFKGSFRENVAALLEFGHIESNMSCGMLCWSFQLELHSHPPAHILLFVVEEPIGASTHRHCNHCKYVGWGHHMICNRKYHFVVPSRETEAVFGHDSNYEGPDSRKGERSIVGVEGHAMHGVIHSNGFGHLLCVNGLEMGSDLAGRHIMDFWDRLCTSLRARKVSIYDISQKKGMDLRLLHGVAYSKPWFGRWGYGFGRGSFGVTQPMYQKAIDAIQGMPLCLLIHHLGSSNHDIPLIFSRWSPKRVEMAARVIVEALRRAEFRWVSRQEVRDAARAYIGDTGLLDFVLKSLGNHIVGNYLVRRSLNPVTKVLEYCLEDISTVFPSDEGLAMNDSKLKARYKITRIQLMKDMFYLYKNILKEQKQTVATGIFSTIPVAARVILDTKYLIKEYCGGQPSEVKVGLKLYCTVVSRNNDEDDDGIEKALPPFECIIFKDNSTVNELKLEVERNFREIYWGLRSFCVESIVNLNAKGSDLVFGLVEAGSELLFEGNDSKVGINNEGIYESGHNNCTVDCPCGAKDDDGERMISCDICEVWQHTRCAQIPNNEEIPHIFLCNQCEQEIILFPSLP
- the LOC100244077 gene encoding PHD finger protein MALE STERILITY 1 isoform X1, which encodes MSQLDLTGCKKRKRGDRVFRFKTFGEKGYPAEFKGSFRENVAALLEFGHIESNMSCGMLCWSFQLELHSHPPAHILLFVVEEPIGASTHRHCNHCKYVGWGHHMICNRKYHFVVPSRETEAVFGHDSNYEGPDSRKGERSIVGVEGHAMHGVIHSNGFGHLLCVNGLEMGSDLAGRHIMDFWDRLCTSLRARKVSIYDISQKKGMDLRLLHGVAYSKPWFGRWGYGFGRGSFGVTQPMYQKAIDAIQGMPLCLLIHHLGSSNHDIPLIFSRYQTLSDHSLVTVGNLFHFMLELKSRLPKETCLDSYNPGISVETTCRWSPKRVEMAARVIVEALRRAEFRWVSRQEVRDAARAYIGDTGLLDFVLKSLGNHIVGNYLVRRSLNPVTKVLEYCLEDISTVFPSDEGLAMNDSKLKARYKITRIQLMKDMFYLYKNILKEQKQTVATGIFSTIPVAARVILDTKYLIKEYCGGQPSEVKVGLKLYCTVVSRNNDEDDDGIEKALPPFECIIFKDNSTVNELKLEVERNFREIYWGLRSFCVESIVNLNAKGSDLVFGLVEAGSELLFEGNDSKVGINNEGIYESGHNNCTVDCPCGAKDDDGERMISCDICEVWQHTRCAQIPNNEEIPHIFLCNQCEQEIILFPSLP
- the LOC100244077 gene encoding PHD finger protein MALE STERILITY 1 isoform X3, whose protein sequence is MICNRKYHFVVPSRETEAVFGHDSNYEGPDSRKGERSIVGVEGHAMHGVIHSNGFGHLLCVNGLEMGSDLAGRHIMDFWDRLCTSLRARKVSIYDISQKKGMDLRLLHGVAYSKPWFGRWGYGFGRGSFGVTQPMYQKAIDAIQGMPLCLLIHHLGSSNHDIPLIFSRYQTLSDHSLVTVGNLFHFMLELKSRLPKETCLDSYNPGISVETTCRWSPKRVEMAARVIVEALRRAEFRWVSRQEVRDAARAYIGDTGLLDFVLKSLGNHIVGNYLVRRSLNPVTKVLEYCLEDISTVFPSDEGLAMNDSKLKARYKITRIQLMKDMFYLYKNILKEQKQTVATGIFSTIPVAARVILDTKYLIKEYCGGQPSEVKVGLKLYCTVVSRNNDEDDDGIEKALPPFECIIFKDNSTVNELKLEVERNFREIYWGLRSFCVESIVNLNAKGSDLVFGLVEAGSELLFEGNDSKVGINNEGIYESGHNNCTVDCPCGAKDDDGERMISCDICEVWQHTRCAQIPNNEEIPHIFLCNQCEQEIILFPSLP